In Sesamum indicum cultivar Zhongzhi No. 13 linkage group LG1, S_indicum_v1.0, whole genome shotgun sequence, the sequence AGTGGACGTGGGGGGTATATCCGAGTTTTTTTCAACGACCTCAGGCTCAAGCAACAGGTGCGGCAGCAGTGAGGAGAGGAGGGGTGGCGTTGGGAGAAAGATGGGCAGACATGAGAGCTTTTCGGGTGTGGCTCATGCTAATAATAAGTCTTCTCACATGATCTGGGTACCTTCCTACAcctatttctttatttaaggAATTATTACACTTGTAATATATACAACACGCAAGCAAACGTACCTAAGCatattcattgattatatgtgtatgtatcaGGCTACTATATACCAAGGTTTGAAGCAAGTTGTTCAATGGAAGAGCAGTAGGAACCAAATCAACAAGCAGCACCACTGAAGGAGGAGCGCTCTTCCCCCAACTTTATTGTATCTTTTCACGATTAACCATTGCGAAACTGAACAAGAACCCACCCGCCATGTGAAGGCAATTACAATTCCTTAtttaatacacacacacacacatatatatacgtgtgcgcgtgtgtgtgtgtggttatAATGTTAATTACTGTCCGCTAAATTATGATCGACCCACCTGGAATCTTAATTACTCCTCTGCTTCTCGTCACAGAAATTTTCTTTCCAAAGTCAAAAGGCGCAATGCATGAGGGGTGGAGGTGGTTCAAGTGGGAACCCTACCCCTGCTTATACTTGGATCCAGGCTTCTACCCCCATAATCTTTGCCAAATTTCATAAGGAACAACATGTTACATTTTTCTGGAtggattttttctttaaaaaacaataacatCTTCACATTAGTCAGACAACAGGATAGAAGGTTCAGCCGGAGCAATGGCAAGTTCGTCATATAAACGAACAAGATAAAGATTTCATCAACCAACTCACAGTGGTCCAATAATTAGACACCTTGAGAGCTGCCAGTAAATGGCAATAAAGCCAACAAATGAAGTCAGAAGGATGAGGAATTGACTGACGAATGGTTACACATAAAAGTTGATGTAAATTCTTGAGTAGCCACAACTGTTATCTCATGCTTTTGAGTAGTCAAATACACAGCACTATAGCAGCCCCCAAAAGAAGTTCAGAAAATTTATTCCTTGTCTCAGCTGCATGCTAAAAatgggaaagaaaaagatcTATGTTATCTCCTCGCATCACTGTTTTTTACCACTTATACCAGCAACAACCTGCAAAAATAGACGACTTCAATCTGACACTGTACTGTAACATGCTCCCTTTTATGAATTCTTGAAGCATGTCATGAGTCGTGACTTGAAGAGACTATTGTCAtcatttctatttaaaaagcCAGCAGCTGAAATTTAAATGCTAGTATTTAGTTTCCTTAACATTGTCATGTCCTTTTCAATGTTATCTGAGAAGTCCACCAAACAGGAGTAGTAGGTATGAATCAGGAGAGAAGCTAAATAGGAGTAAGGTGGAGAGGTTAGACGCACGATTACGATTACACATGATGTGTCGTTTCAGAATGATTGAAGTTATGATTATGCTTCTCCATTTAGGATTCCTATCAAGCTTGTTCATATGTCGTTTATATTTTTCCTGGACTGCATCTGCGACCATATAAGATGAGTTTCAGGTGCTAAAAGGAAATGCCAGCAGCAATGTAGGTAGCAATTCTGGATCCATATTGGTGGTAGCATGCAATTAAGGGTGATGAAGGGGGTAGGGTCAAAGAAAGGAGGAAGAGAACAGATATCATATCAATTCGACACAAAATATATGGTCAACCATTGATTTATCATGCTATTCATCACTAACCAAAAGCATGATAACACGTAAATCAAGTGATACatgaaacaaaaccaaactaGGATGCCAGAGGTATAATGGTTGTGCTCTTTCGGTATAATATTTGTGGAGTGTATAACTACAAAAAGGACAAAGATAAAACGCAATTTCAGTAAGATGGTCAACTCAATAACTTCTTTCCTTCAGGATGCGAGGTCAACCATGtagaagggaaagaaaaaaaaaaaggatcaaCAGAACAAAGAACATGGTTACAACTTACATCAAGCACAAGATACTAGCATCACAGATGAACATAATCATCTTAACAGAACACAAACAGCTTTCATATAGAATCACGAGACCAGATCAGTTAAAAGATATCCAACCAAACAGGAAGTACACGGGGTGTGGAAAATGAGAACGTTGCTTTAAAATTTATGGGGCCAAAACCCGTGTTTTCACTTACATCATTCAAAGCAGGTTGAGGTACTTGCTTGGACGCTTCAAAGGAGTCCAGCATAGGCCTTACAACTGCTGGAAGGAAGAGTCCTGCAAATATAGCCATTTCACATATCTTGAGAATGGATATAGTGTTTATCTTGACATAATTAAAGCATCCATTGAATGGAAGTTCATCAACTTACAAAGCCCCTACACAACCAGATTGCTCAAGGATCGATTGCAAAATCCTTACTTTATTATGTACAACCAATAAAAGGCTATAAATACTGGGACAAGGAAGCCACTCTAGGGATTGCAGTACAAGGACGCGACCGTTAATACCAAGCAATTTTAAAGCAGCGACAGAAGTTCTAGCTCGATTCTAGATTTGTTCTCAATTGTAGGACAGAAAGAACCCATGATCCATCCTCACTATGTACTCTCAGCTATAACTGAAATTAATCAGTATGCACTCCCAGCATAGGCTCTTTAATTTGGCCAAATTTATTCACCGCAAATCGGAATTACGGGCTCAAGAATAAAGGTCCGAATCAATTAGATACATCCCCAATTAACCAATTTTTACAATACCCAATTCCAAATTCGCGCTAAATCTATTTTGAGAGCGCGGATGCATTCAACCAAAATTAAGCAATCCATCCGCGACAATGCATTGAATAAATGAAGCAGAAGTACATGTACTCGTATCAAAATCTGCACACGCATTGGAATAGAAGAGAGAGAACAGAAACACAGACCAACGCCAGCGATGAGGCAAGAAGCAGCGACGACAGGCTCTTGTACTACAAACATTTTCAGCTTTTCCATCACCGGCATCTTTTTCCAGTTGCTCTGCTGTCcttttaatgttaaaatttgggTATTGCTTCTCTCGGTGTCTCTTGTTGTTGCTATGGAATTGGAGCTCTCAGATGTGAAAATACTGTGAAGGTGGGTTTGAGGCTTAGTAGAGGAGGAGTTGGGTCGGGTATGCCAACTAAATGATCTGGGCCTAGGATGATGTGTTTAATGATGGGCTTGGCTCTGTTGTCCACAGAGGGAGACGGAGCGTGAGTCCCGCTTTGTTTACCTTGGGGGTCGTACGACTACCGAGTTCGATGTTTCTGCTCCCTCATACATGCCAAAACGtaacaacaataatttaattgaataaaacatTGCAACTACCATAAACAAGGCCATCCCATAGCTCAACTGTATGAAAAGGGTGAAGGTATGGACCCAATGGTTAACCAGACCAAAACAACTACATCCCATAGCTCAACTCAATTTATATACACAATCCTCATCAAGTCATTTTACAAACTTTAAATGAAAGCATGCCGATGAGGAGGAAAAACTGAGAAGCCAAGAAAATCTCAAATTTAAACATACATTACTTGTCATGTACAAGAATGTGGCGGCAAGATACAGCTCCAATATTTGACCCctatataaacataaaatccAGAACATGCTCAAGATTAGAGTACGTCTACCACCTTCCACACTTCACCAAGTCGGTAGCATCCACGCGACCGTCCATCCCAGTAAGAATCCCGCGCCAACTAGTCCCAACCCTATTGCAAAAGCAACTGCATATTTGTTAACATCATGCTGATGGTAAGATCGTTTGGCCCCTTTTCTACTGGGAGACTTTTGCCAATTCTTCAGCATTTTCCTACTTCTTCGAGGTGTCCAAGGGAACATTATCGGGAAGACAATGGATACTGACTGAGTTTTGTTGTTCTTGAAATGGAGATACATGTTCTCCAGTTGCAGAAGTTGGAGCCACTGTCTATAGGCGAAAAGCTGATATGCCTGtttaaatacaagtttgaCAACATGCTCTTTCTCTGCACAAGCTTGTGTTGCTGCTCTCTCGGCTTCCCTTGCACGTGTCTGAGAATGACATAGTGCTTCCATTAGTTGAGCCTTTGTTGCATCATTCTCCAACATATGCATCTTTTCATGGGTTGGCATATCCCTGTTATAAAGGTTGCAAAAATAGGCTTAAAATGGAAATATGTGAGAAAAACAGATATAGAAGGAAATATAAGCAGACAATGTCCTATGAATTAGGATGAAGAAGAATGATAAACTTGTTCCTTCCACCAATTCATGAATGTAGGATTTCGCTATGGGAGGGCTACAATAACTGTTTCCTCATCATGCAGAGAACATTGATGGAGCAGGAATCAGATCTTATGACTTATCTCAGACAATTAATCTCCCGAGGAAATGAAATATCCAAACACCAGTATTGTGATACCCTTAAATCCTATAAAGTTCGATTCTCATTCCGATTTAAATGTCACATCTTTAATTGACTTCAAACTTACGCAAACTTAGAAATGCTAACCTGAATACATGCGAAACTTCTAGGCAAAAGGTATGTCTGCACACCAGCTTTTTATCACCATTatattgaaggaaaaaaaaacttaccaACACAAATTATCAAAGACAAACCTATCTAGACTACAGAGACCTTTAATTATGACGTTAAGCCATGCTGACgaagtatgtatatataaatttatgcgACGTGGGAAGTTGGGAAACAATAAGAAACAGaagcaaaaaaattaccttAATGGCTTGTTTGTACTGTACGCTAATTGAGCTTGATCTAGCATGCTAAGGTTCTTGCAAGCACTTTCAGCAGTCAGGCTGCCTGGTGGATGGAGATGAGTGCTAAAATGGTGGGGACTCCCAGATTTAAGGTTTGGGTCTAGCAATGAGCTGGGAATTCTATCATGGCCAAAAGAGCATGTATTAACATCCATATCCTTCTTGACGCAGGCATTCTGAGGACTGGGGAGGTCACAATTCTCTATATGGTCAAGCAAACTCCTTGAAACCAAAAAAGCCAATTCACCTGTATCTGCAGTTCGCCACCAAGGAGTATTTCTCTCACCCCCTATCCAAGACGACTCTGAATCAAGGTAAAGCTCGTTggcatttttcaaaacctCATCACCAACAAGACCTCCGAGTTTTAGTTCTCCAACATCTTCTTTGACCCCAAAAACTTTCTTATCACCAGTTGTGAAGCTTCTATACTGACTATCAGAGGAAAATGTGTTCGAAGTCATCTGATTGGAAAGGCCAGGATCATCTTCTTTCCTAGCAAGGGCTCCTAAGGATTCTTGCATTTGGCAGGTTCCCATATTAGCTTCCAAGGAATTAAACTGTTCATCCATCAAACCCTTCTGATAGACATAACTTGGCTGGAGCTGCAGCCACCATTTTGAGTTGGGggataaattagaatatgaAGGCAGATTAAGAGGCAGAGATCCTGTGCTAGGGGTATCTTGGCCAGCAGCTGCAGTATTAGTTCCTGTTTCAGCCTGTTTAACAGAAGGGGTCACTGACGAGCAACAAGCTAATTTGGGAGCTCTTTTTGCATCTTCTTGGACGAAGCATCTGTTAGCTGTCCTCTGCCAAGCAGCCCTAGCTTCGGCCAGTGCCATCATTCATCCttttcttcatcaaatttcaatatccaAAAGAACAATCTCCCAGTACAAGTGGAGTAGATGGTAAAATGTTAAATTGGCAACTGAAAATCCAATCCTGTAGAACATGAAAGAAACATGACTTGACATATGGTATCCACAACTTCACAACAAAATGAAGGCGATAATTCGGGTGTAACATCAACCTCAGAACAAGAAAGAACTAAAGAGACAAGGAAGTTGTAATACATATCAATAGGTAGTTCACTACACgaatgatgaaaaataaacGACGGAGACTCACAGGTCGAAATcatcaaaacaaacaaacaagaaattcTGCAGGATCTGTTGCTGTGAAGAATAACATATCATAACATCCATCAAATCCCACCTCACACAACCagaatagaaaatttgttCACTTCATATATACAGAGTCCAGAGTCCTAACCATCAGAAATCAAAGTTAATTTTGACAAGCCTTACAATAAGTACCAAAGGTAGATACATTACCACTACATATACCCCTCACCCTCAACGCAACtcacaaaaacaaagaaagaaataccAAATTGAGCTGACAAACATAGAGACGGAACTTCAAACGTACACGTAAGTCTATgaaaaagaagacaaaatggaaaagaaaaagaaaagagagagggaGTTACTCTGAAGATGCTCCCACGCAACCCTTAGACTAAATAAAGATCAACGCAAAAGTCTTTGCGATGAGAAAAATAACCATTCAATTAACTTTATGAAAAGAATCAAACATCAAACAGAAACATTGGCATAAGGACATATATGAGTCAGA encodes:
- the LOC105173790 gene encoding uncharacterized protein LOC105173790 isoform X1, which produces MPVMEKLKMFVVQEPVVAASCLIAGVGLFLPAVVRPMLDSFEASKQVPQPALNDHAAETRNKFSELLLGAAIVLCI
- the LOC105173790 gene encoding uncharacterized protein LOC105173790 isoform X2 — protein: MPVMEKLKMFVVQEPVVAASCLIAGVGLFLPAVVRPMLDSFEASKQVPQPALNDVVAGISGKKQ
- the LOC105173804 gene encoding uncharacterized protein LOC105173804, whose protein sequence is MMALAEARAAWQRTANRCFVQEDAKRAPKLACCSSVTPSVKQAETGTNTAAAGQDTPSTGSLPLNLPSYSNLSPNSKWWLQLQPSYVYQKGLMDEQFNSLEANMGTCQMQESLGALARKEDDPGLSNQMTSNTFSSDSQYRSFTTGDKKVFGVKEDVGELKLGGLVGDEVLKNANELYLDSESSWIGGERNTPWWRTADTGELAFLVSRSLLDHIENCDLPSPQNACVKKDMDVNTCSFGHDRIPSSLLDPNLKSGSPHHFSTHLHPPGSLTAESACKNLSMLDQAQLAYSTNKPLRDMPTHEKMHMLENDATKAQLMEALCHSQTRAREAERAATQACAEKEHVVKLVFKQAYQLFAYRQWLQLLQLENMYLHFKNNKTQSVSIVFPIMFPWTPRRSRKMLKNWQKSPSRKGAKRSYHQHDVNKYAVAFAIGLGLVGAGFLLGWTVAWMLPTW